From Bacillus sp. FSL K6-3431, the proteins below share one genomic window:
- a CDS encoding carbohydrate ABC transporter permease, producing the protein MNTIFYKDGPWAFILLLPSLIGFLIFVLFPVVASFFLSFTSWDLLTPIKWVGFENYTNLFNDETFRKVLWNTLYFTAVTVPVGIIISLFLAVALNQKIRFIKFYRAAYFLPVISSMVAVAVVWQWIYNPEYGLLNFILSLIGIKGPSWLSDTKWAMPAVMITSIWKGLGFNMLIFLAGIQGISESYYEAADIDGATWFKKFLYITVPLLRPTTFFVTVMAIIGSFQVFDAVFLMTGGGPARSTSVLVHYLYQNGFEYFRMGYASAMAYILFFLVLIFTLIQFTLQKKRGEV; encoded by the coding sequence CTGAATACAATATTTTATAAGGATGGGCCATGGGCGTTTATATTATTGCTGCCAAGTTTAATCGGATTTTTGATCTTTGTTCTTTTCCCTGTTGTTGCTTCTTTTTTTCTTAGCTTTACGAGTTGGGATCTCCTAACACCTATTAAATGGGTTGGTTTTGAAAATTATACAAATCTATTTAATGATGAAACGTTTAGAAAGGTGTTATGGAACACGCTTTATTTTACAGCTGTGACAGTACCTGTGGGTATTATTATTTCTCTGTTTTTAGCTGTTGCTCTAAATCAGAAGATAAGGTTTATTAAGTTTTATAGAGCCGCTTATTTTTTACCGGTTATCTCTTCAATGGTTGCAGTCGCAGTAGTATGGCAATGGATTTATAATCCGGAGTACGGTTTACTAAACTTCATTCTAAGTTTAATTGGAATCAAAGGCCCTAGCTGGCTCAGTGATACGAAGTGGGCAATGCCGGCAGTTATGATCACTTCCATTTGGAAAGGGTTAGGATTTAATATGCTGATATTCCTTGCCGGAATTCAGGGAATATCGGAAAGCTATTATGAAGCAGCGGATATTGATGGTGCTACATGGTTTAAAAAGTTTCTTTATATTACAGTCCCACTGCTAAGACCGACGACATTCTTTGTTACAGTGATGGCTATCATTGGTTCGTTCCAAGTATTTGATGCAGTATTCTTAATGACAGGTGGAGGACCGGCTCGATCAACGTCCGTGCTGGTACACTATTTATATCAAAACGGCTTTGAGTATTTTAGGATGGGTTATGCAAGTGCGATGGCTTACATTTTATTTTTCCTTGTTCTCATCTTTACATTAATACAATTCACATTACAGAAGAAAAGAGGGGAAGTTTAA
- a CDS encoding ABC transporter substrate-binding protein, with protein MEKRLKLILFTVIAVSLVLLGCSSKETKTNDSKDGPVTLKFMGWEASPLETESVKNGIKKFEEIHPNIKVEYTPVPGDQYASKLLTMMAGDAPPDVFFLGSVDYRAFQDRGVLLDLSTYFEKDLSIDDFIPSAADIMQIDGNIYGVSSCTVSPVLYYNKEIFDEAGVPYPPSNPDEAWTWEEFASVAQDLTEKEGNKITQFGTYGFETFANTVAAIMENDGSIFNNDYSAVSMNSQQTKDVLEAILALKKNGVSPEAKLLEDSGMSASQMLQTGKIAMLIDGSWSLQQLSQMDFPVGVAALPKFTQPVTNGQAHVHAASVNTKYPDEAWEFISFLSSEEYQIELISEGLWMPNRASLYTEEGIEKWFNETVHPDGFKELVPYFQAANVDPFAKIGKNQIDDIMIEELDKFWYDDQPVEDVLSNIDRRVNEELTKD; from the coding sequence GTGGAAAAGAGATTAAAGCTTATTCTGTTCACAGTCATAGCAGTTTCCCTTGTATTGCTAGGTTGTTCATCAAAGGAAACCAAAACAAATGACAGTAAGGATGGTCCTGTGACCCTGAAATTTATGGGATGGGAAGCAAGTCCGCTGGAGACAGAAAGTGTTAAAAATGGGATAAAGAAATTTGAAGAAATACATCCGAATATTAAAGTCGAATACACACCTGTACCTGGTGATCAATATGCTTCTAAACTGTTAACGATGATGGCCGGTGATGCTCCTCCGGATGTATTCTTCCTTGGATCCGTAGATTATCGTGCATTCCAAGATCGTGGTGTTCTCCTAGACCTATCAACCTATTTTGAAAAAGATCTAAGTATAGACGACTTTATACCTTCTGCAGCAGATATTATGCAAATAGATGGAAATATTTATGGTGTAAGTAGTTGTACAGTTTCCCCAGTTCTTTATTATAATAAAGAAATTTTTGATGAAGCAGGCGTTCCCTATCCACCGAGTAATCCAGATGAAGCTTGGACATGGGAGGAGTTTGCAAGTGTTGCTCAAGATCTAACAGAAAAAGAAGGTAATAAGATAACTCAATTTGGTACTTATGGCTTTGAAACATTTGCCAATACTGTTGCAGCAATAATGGAGAATGATGGCTCTATCTTTAATAATGATTATTCAGCAGTAAGCATGAATTCACAACAAACAAAAGATGTATTAGAGGCAATACTGGCATTGAAGAAAAATGGGGTAAGTCCCGAAGCTAAATTATTAGAGGATTCGGGAATGAGTGCATCGCAAATGCTGCAAACAGGAAAAATAGCGATGTTAATCGATGGATCGTGGTCGTTACAACAATTAAGTCAAATGGATTTTCCTGTTGGTGTAGCTGCTCTTCCGAAGTTTACTCAACCTGTGACAAATGGACAAGCACATGTTCATGCAGCATCTGTTAATACAAAGTATCCAGATGAAGCGTGGGAATTTATTAGTTTCCTATCCTCTGAGGAATATCAGATTGAATTAATTAGTGAAGGTTTGTGGATGCCAAACAGAGCATCTCTGTATACCGAGGAAGGTATTGAAAAATGGTTTAACGAAACTGTTCATCCTGATGGATTTAAGGAATTAGTACCTTATTTTCAAGCAGCAAATGTAGATCCATTTGCCAAGATTGGGAAAAACCAAATAGATGACATCATGATAGAAGAATTAGATAAGTTTTGGTATGATGACCAACCTGTTGAAGATGTTCTCTCTAATATTGATAGAAGGGTAAATGAAGAACTAACAAAAGACTAA
- a CDS encoding carbohydrate ABC transporter permease — protein MKKNNNDVALKWTANISFVIFSFIALFPIISLLLSSFRPSSELMRNGISLTFDPSKLNIDNYTYIFIEASKYWTWYGNSLIITAITIVLSLFFSSMVGYALAVYDFKGRNFFFILVLFILMVPFEILMLPLYQLMISMQLIDTYAAVIMPAIVAPIAVFFFRQYALGLPKELMDAARIDGSTEYGIFFKIMLPLMAPSLAAMAILQGLGSWNNFLWPLIVLRSNSMFTLPIGLATLLTPYGNNYDVLIAGSVMTIIPIIFLFIFFQRYFVAGLTVGGVKG, from the coding sequence ATGAAAAAGAATAATAATGATGTAGCCCTAAAATGGACAGCTAATATCAGTTTTGTGATATTTTCCTTTATAGCGCTATTTCCAATCATAAGTTTATTGCTTTCTTCATTTAGACCGTCATCTGAGTTGATGCGTAATGGTATCAGCCTAACCTTCGATCCTAGCAAATTAAACATTGATAACTATACTTATATATTTATTGAAGCAAGTAAATATTGGACTTGGTATGGAAATAGTCTTATAATCACTGCAATTACAATAGTCCTATCATTGTTTTTTTCTTCAATGGTTGGCTACGCATTAGCGGTATATGATTTTAAAGGCAGAAATTTTTTCTTCATCCTCGTTCTATTTATATTGATGGTACCATTTGAAATATTAATGTTACCACTGTACCAATTAATGATCAGTATGCAGTTAATTGATACATATGCTGCCGTAATCATGCCTGCAATTGTTGCACCTATTGCCGTCTTTTTCTTTAGGCAGTATGCATTAGGTCTTCCGAAAGAATTAATGGATGCAGCTAGGATTGATGGATCAACTGAATACGGTATATTTTTCAAAATTATGTTACCGTTAATGGCACCATCTTTAGCGGCAATGGCTATACTGCAAGGCCTTGGTAGCTGGAATAACTTCCTATGGCCATTAATTGTATTACGATCCAACTCGATGTTTACTTTACCAATCGGTTTAGCAACATTATTAACTCCGTACGGGAATAATTACGATGTATTAATTGCCGGATCCGTCATGACTATTATTCCAATTATATTTCTATTTATTTTCTTTCAACGTTATTTTGTAGCAGGGCTTACAGTTGGTGGCGTGAAGGGATAA
- a CDS encoding carbohydrate ABC transporter permease, with product MTKEFTPIKSPNKILAFLNSKSVVPYIFVAPFLLSFLVFSFYPSIKAVIMSFQKVLPGQVTFVGIDNYTRIFNPTFYKALSNTTIYVIFSVVILVTIPIILSVLLDSKFIKFKTIFRASLFIPALTSTIVAGMVFRLMFGETDTAAANQFLHWIGLDSVDWRYNAWSGMFLMVLLCSWRWMGVNILYFLAALQNVPNELYEAADIDGATKFQKFRFVTLPFLKPVTVFVSTISVINGFRMFEESFVFWEAGSPGNIGLSVVGYIYQQGIQQNNMGFGAAIGVVLMLIIFVVSFIQLILTGTFKKGDE from the coding sequence ATGACGAAGGAATTTACACCTATTAAAAGTCCTAATAAAATCTTAGCTTTTTTAAATTCCAAGAGTGTAGTACCGTATATATTTGTTGCACCATTTCTACTTTCATTTCTAGTCTTTTCTTTTTATCCATCCATTAAAGCAGTAATCATGAGTTTTCAAAAAGTATTGCCCGGGCAGGTTACATTCGTTGGTATTGATAATTATACTAGGATCTTTAACCCAACCTTTTACAAAGCATTATCGAATACTACTATTTATGTTATTTTTAGCGTAGTCATTTTAGTGACAATTCCAATTATCCTATCTGTTTTATTAGATTCAAAGTTTATCAAATTTAAAACAATATTTAGGGCATCGCTATTTATTCCAGCATTAACTTCAACGATTGTTGCTGGTATGGTTTTTCGTTTAATGTTTGGAGAAACGGACACCGCGGCAGCTAACCAATTTCTTCATTGGATTGGATTAGATTCTGTAGATTGGAGATATAATGCCTGGTCCGGAATGTTTTTAATGGTTTTACTTTGCTCATGGCGTTGGATGGGGGTAAATATTTTATACTTCTTAGCTGCGTTACAAAATGTTCCTAATGAATTATATGAAGCAGCAGATATTGATGGGGCAACTAAGTTTCAAAAATTTAGGTTTGTAACACTTCCTTTTTTAAAGCCTGTAACTGTTTTTGTTTCAACTATTTCAGTTATAAATGGTTTTCGCATGTTTGAAGAAAGCTTTGTATTCTGGGAAGCGGGCTCACCAGGAAATATAGGTTTAAGTGTCGTGGGTTATATATATCAACAAGGAATTCAACAAAATAATATGGGATTTGGTGCAGCGATTGGTGTCGTATTAATGTTAATTATTTTTGTTGTTAGCTTCATTCAACTAATCCTCACCGGAACGTTTAAAAAGGGGGATGAATAA
- a CDS encoding ABC transporter substrate-binding protein, with product MKKGLLVFLIGLMSVVLIACGGDKGSGDAEETMLIGDDVEDATELTYWTFVELHMDFFKDAVPRWNEANPDKPIKLKAETYPYDQMHNNLLLALQSGKGAPDISDIEIGRFPNFLQGEPQLLPMNEYVEPEIDNFVKSRFDIYSKDDNYYGMPTHVGASVMYYNKEIMDKAGVDIDSIKTWDDYVEAGKKVATNTDAKMTTVHTGDYMTMWEMISQQGSDWFNEAGELTVDNDINIKTLEFLNDMLYKHEIAELTPGGEPHAEEFYAYMNDGGAASVSMPIWYMGRFTDYMGDLKGKIVVRPMPAWEEGGNRSAGMGGTGTVVTNQTKHADLAKEFLAFAKLSKEANIKLWTVLGFDPPRWDVWESEEVKADNKFYQFFGNDIFDTLLDVKDEINAVNITEYTPEVANEINTNVFDSVLRQQSQTPEEALKQAAKTIKSNMK from the coding sequence ATTAAAAAAGGTCTATTAGTGTTTCTTATTGGATTAATGTCCGTGGTTTTAATCGCTTGCGGGGGAGACAAGGGTTCAGGGGATGCAGAAGAAACAATGCTCATTGGTGACGATGTAGAAGATGCGACAGAATTAACGTATTGGACGTTTGTTGAATTGCATATGGACTTTTTTAAAGACGCAGTACCACGTTGGAATGAAGCGAATCCTGACAAGCCGATCAAATTAAAAGCGGAAACGTACCCTTACGATCAAATGCATAATAATCTTCTATTAGCCTTACAATCTGGTAAAGGTGCACCAGATATATCTGATATTGAAATTGGCCGCTTTCCTAACTTCTTACAGGGAGAACCGCAGTTGTTACCGATGAATGAGTATGTTGAACCTGAAATAGATAATTTTGTTAAATCACGTTTTGATATTTACTCTAAAGATGATAATTACTATGGTATGCCGACGCATGTTGGAGCATCTGTCATGTACTACAATAAAGAAATTATGGATAAAGCTGGTGTAGACATCGACTCTATTAAGACTTGGGATGACTACGTTGAAGCCGGGAAAAAGGTTGCCACAAACACAGATGCTAAGATGACAACTGTCCATACCGGTGATTATATGACGATGTGGGAAATGATTAGCCAGCAAGGTTCTGATTGGTTTAATGAGGCTGGAGAACTTACGGTGGATAACGACATTAATATAAAGACATTAGAATTTTTGAATGACATGCTTTACAAGCATGAAATTGCCGAGCTAACTCCTGGTGGGGAACCACATGCTGAAGAGTTTTATGCTTATATGAATGATGGTGGAGCTGCTAGTGTTTCTATGCCGATTTGGTATATGGGCAGATTCACAGATTATATGGGAGATCTTAAAGGGAAGATAGTAGTTCGTCCAATGCCTGCATGGGAAGAAGGCGGAAACCGTTCAGCAGGTATGGGTGGTACAGGTACTGTTGTTACAAACCAAACGAAGCATGCAGACCTTGCAAAAGAATTCTTGGCTTTTGCAAAACTATCCAAAGAAGCAAATATTAAATTATGGACAGTTTTAGGCTTTGATCCTCCACGCTGGGACGTTTGGGAAAGTGAAGAAGTAAAAGCGGATAATAAGTTTTATCAATTCTTTGGGAATGATATTTTTGATACGCTGCTTGATGTAAAAGATGAAATTAATGCGGTTAACATTACAGAATACACTCCAGAAGTTGCTAATGAGATTAATACAAATGTATTTGATAGTGTTCTTAGACAGCAATCACAAACACCTGAAGAAGCACTTAAACAAGCCGCAAAAACAATTAAAAGCAATATGAAGTAA